Proteins from a genomic interval of Onychostoma macrolepis isolate SWU-2019 chromosome 17, ASM1243209v1, whole genome shotgun sequence:
- the LOC131523314 gene encoding uncharacterized protein LOC131523314, whose protein sequence is MRETFQHRQKLIHDPEQCSTVLTVFPRFLDTKGLVVQDFDPLFGAETSSKLLEKWDFLKGKVIEQAKDLSKTPLLDHLIQSAEENTEDDEVPGWDSDMASLLLLVYLLPPPPSGKKGAVKISTREAVDHVVKFHKSCRSLQEHSGPNQRRQPYILAVGTSRKHIHEYYIALDGDLLPCKGKSSLSAFELLKAHYVFGISYDQALNGMYTFVQTTIYNINVGHSHETPRVKDLRAKLLN, encoded by the exons ATGAGAGAAACCTTCCAACACAGACAAAAGTTGATCCATGATCCTGAGCAATGCAGCACAGTGCTTACTGTGTTCCCAAGGTTCCTTGACACAAAAGGCCTG GTGGTGCAAGACTTTGATCCGTTGTTTGGAGCTGAGACCTCATCAAAACTCCTTGAGAAATGGGATTTCCTGAAGGGCAAAGTAATAGAGCAAGCCAAGGACCTCAGCAAGACACCCCTGCTTGATCACCTCATCCAGTCTGCAGAGGAGAACACTGAGGATGACGAGGTCCCAG GTTGGGATAGTGACATGGCCTCACTGCTACTGCTGGTCTACCTCCTGCCACCACCTCCAAGTGGGAAAAAGGGAGCTGTGAAGATCAGTACCCGGGAAGCTGTGGACCATGTTGTCAAGTTTCATAAG TCATGTCGCAGCCTTCAGGAGCACTCTGGTCCAAACCAGCGGAGGCAGCCCTACATCCTGGCAGTTGGGACATCAAGAAAGCACATCCACGAGTACTACATTGCATTGGATGGTGATCTCCTTCCCTGCAAGGGCAAGTCTTCCCTGTCAGCCTTTGAACTTCTCAAAGCACATTATGTTTTCGGCATCTCCTATGACCAGGCCTTAAATGGCATGTACACATTTGTACAGACCACCATCTACAACATCAATGTAGGTCATTCTCACGAAACTCCCAGAGTCAAGGACCTAAGAGCTAAGCTCCTCAATTAA